The sequence below is a genomic window from Tubulanus polymorphus chromosome 1, tnTubPoly1.2, whole genome shotgun sequence.
TTGCGACGTTTGTTCGTCGTATTCGACCCAGCCTCGCTCCAAAAATACTTGCCGCACCAAATCCGGTCCGCCTCCGTCATTTAACCGAAAAACAAGTGGACGTTCCTGATTAGTGTCCGTCATTTTGGCATCAATCTGTAAGATTTAATAACAGTAATAGTCCTagtaaaaatattcaaaactctATCGAGACAAGTCTTGAAGATTTTGGACGGCTGTATAGGCAGACACCTTTAATAAAATACCAATGATTGGAGATCTTTGATGATGTGGCAGCATTTCTAAACAGTATATAAACATCACTTTGGGCTGCCTTGCTTCTATCGAAGTGTTTTGACTACtcaattaaatttatttgaattatatttgatCGTAATCGAATATCTGATCGACCTTGTTTCGTTGATCGTAACGACAATCTTCTCCATTCAAGAGGAGGACTACAATTAACTTCATAAACCACTGGGAGGTTTCAAAAATCTTCAACTGCCAAACGCAAACTTACCGGGAATTCCTCTCTGGAAGCGGCCCGACCAAGCAGTGGAGCGCGACTGACACACGCTACACACGTGCTTTCCGTCGAGTGTCAACAAACAACCAGACAGAAACCTACCAATCAACACCCTTGAGATACCTGACGTCACCACGCGTTCGCCAATCAGCTTTGACGACCTTAATTGGCTTGACTACACGTCCgttttgggttcgaatcctagaGAAACTACAACTCTAAAACCTTTCACAGAACGAAAATATAAATGGAACTCaataatcatttcaatattattaaataatatttttcaatctaCCAGTAGTCAGTACATTTTTAAGTAACAAATTATTGGACCACGAGAATTTCGCGGACCACAGAtccagatggcagcacctatcAGTTATAGTGGATTGTCAAGATTTGCGGGTAAGTCTCCTCTTCTTTATGGGTTATTCTTGGTGGGATGATATGTTATGTGCCATTTTTAGATGTATCAGTTTAATACAATCACATCACCGTGTGAAATAAGACGACGTAATTTTTCTTCATAGGGTTATACTAAAGGTAACAAAACGATCCGTTGTTCTGGTCCGGCGGTTGGCGTTTGTCATACAGTCGTTGTCACGTTGAGCGAGCTCGAATTACCCACAGCCTTGCATTCTCTACGTAATAGTACTGGAAGGAAAAGGTACACGTATTTGTTTTTATTAAGTCCTCTCTTTTTCgattcgatttatttttcattatgcaTCATTGaccaatattttcttttaggCTAGCAGTCCTGCAATGGACAGTCCGTCAGAAGTAGACTATGAACCGTGTTCAGCTTCATCGTTGCTTGATATCATAATGTCCGTTAATCCTGAAACCCGTGGTAAAAGTGACAAAGAACAGAATAGAAAGCACAATGTTTTGAATTCCTTTCAAGGAATTCCTTGCACGGCAATGGACGACTTTAATGAGGTGTACCCGGGAATCTATCTTGGTGGATAGTATGTTTTGGAAAAAGTTTCttacaaattttatgaaatctgTAAAAATTGCCATCGATATAAGTGACAATTTTCCCACGAATAACATGTTGCTGTTCTATGTTTTTCTGTTTAGTCAGCTGGCGAAAGATCtcgaaaaattaaaacaactTAAAATAACGCACGTTGTCAACGCAGCGCAGGGCAAAAAATTCATGCAAATTGATACCAATGAAGAATTTTACGTCGGGGCAAATATCAAGTTCATGGGAATATGCGCTATGGATACCCCGGGATTCAAAATGTCCCCTTATTTTAAGCCAATATCGAGTTACATAAGCAACTGTCTAGATGAAGGCGGTACGTGATTCGGTATTCTAATTTGCTCATAACATCGATAATCTGTTTACAAGCGCTGTTAATTGTTTAGTCCTGTCTTGATGTTTGTAGGAAAGGTTTTCGTACACTGCCATCAAGGTATCAGTAGGTCGGCTACCATCGTCTTAGCTTTTCTAATGATCGAGAAAAATATGACAGTTCAACAAGCGTGCGTGACAGTCCGTAAAATACGAGATATTATACCAAATGTTGGATTCCGTAAAGAACTGTGCGAACTGAACAAACAACTCCACGGGTCTACTGCCGAAGAAAACGCCGGAACTCAGCCGTGAACTTCTTTATGataaatacatatttcatacatattaaATTGCGTTCCAGTTGGGTATTTTGATTACTGTGAACttataaacaaaaaaagataattGTTGCGGTTTTTGGTTTATTTCCCCCGGGTATTTTTAGTGCGTTCAAACTCTGCTttctacatgtatttcaaaataagcctTTTTTACGTCACGTAGGTATGATACGTAGGCGTAAAATACGACCCTGAAAATAGTCAATCCGATACTTCGGATTCATGAAGAAGCAATTCCTCCCCGCCGTGAAACCGCCGTCGGTCGACTGCCCCAGAGAGCCGAAATGAAGTCCTAAACCCTGTTTTAATTATTACCCGTCGCTACAATGATGTGGCAAAATGGCCGACATGAACCAGGAAGTGTGAGATTTTCGCGTTAAATTTCAAGTGTCACTGTCTTGTTTGATCATTCTGATTATTGAAACTCGTCTCAAACCGTGAAGTGATCATGTTTCATGATGTGGACTTTAAGTGGTTGGTGCTGTATTGGATATTTCTAGCCTCAGCGAGCGCCGATTTCAATCCTTACAGCGACAACATTTTGTTCCATGTCAACTGGCCGGGAACCACCACTGGTCAAACCGCTGTATGCATCTCTTATCTTCAATTATAGTTCCGCTTCTCTTTGTTATCTCTTCAACGTTAATTATAGATATTTTGACTCAATAAATTCtgtgattttctatttcaagGAGGATAGCTTTCATCATCGGAAAGATGAAAACACGATGGTCATGACAACtgctgataatgaaaaatatcaatgtaCCATTCCTACTcagataaaagaaaaatttgcaAGGGTTTGTTCTGGATTTTCCCTTTTTTCcccaagttttgaaaatggttgCCTTGGTTGCATTATTCATAGGTCTTTTTATGTCTAGGTTGAAGAAAACTACTATGGCCCAAGTGCAAAGGAGTTAATAGCTCCACTCCAAATGACTTCTAAATGTTCCTATAGGGTTAGTATTATTCTTGGCGTCTAAGCTTGAAGCCCCTTTTTCCTTCATTGTTATTTTTAGatcaaaaaagacaaaaaaaataaaatttatctcttgttattttattttaagattgaAAGTTACTGGACGTATGAACTTTGTCATGGGAAACATTTACGTCAATATCACGAACGTCAAGAAGCTGGAAAGGTAAGTTGTGGTGGAGTTCTGATTACAGTATTAActcattgaactgattttagcTCAGAGCGAACtataactcacaactgcggaactggatcctcagCTGCCCTCTCCTCAGAGACATTCGATACTTAATCTCTATTCAAACATCTTTTATCATCCACACACTTCCCGTAGGACTTAGACTGAGACATTTTCGATTGAACATAAACCGCAAACATCAGACATCAGACATTCTATCAGTATGTTTTCAAAAAGGTGACCATCAAGATGGCGAATATCTGAAGGAGGATCAAGGGTTTAGGCCTTTAGATTCATACTGTCATTCTTCATTCATTTgtcaatgaatttcattttattcattctataGACTCCACACGTGCAAGAATATTTCCTCGGATATTTtactaaagatcatgaaggtgaattgaattgaatatttctcTAACTTATGAAGTTTGTCTTCGATGAATTGAGAGTAGTTAATGCATTTGTTTTACAGATATTAAAGATGAAGAACAGATTAGTGGTGATAATATTTCTCATAAACAGGTAAAATAACGCTAATTCTCTTCACTTAAGGTTTGAATCCATTTTATCAGCCCTCAACTCGCTGATCGGGATTTTTGGGCATAATAGGCTGGTTCAGGCGGTCTTTCTTATCTTGACTAAAGCATCTTCCCACGGCAggaattcgaacctgatggcaatGCTAGACTCATTCACGGCACAAAACCCTACCGCACTAGACCAGGTTTTGCTGCGAGAAAAGTTTGCCAAGAATCTGCTGCCTCTAGGATGTGAATCAATGAGCCGTTGATTGAGACCAGTGACTGATGACACACCTCTCTTCGTCATCAACTCTTATTATTGCTAATCATCTATTTCAGATTCCGACTATAAAATTGGATGGTCTTGATTTTGCGTATCAAGCCGTGAATATGACTGGTGGAACAGTATGTGACGTTACCAATAAACACAGAAGAGCCACTTTAATGTATATTTGCCACATGGACGGCAAAGGTGAAATATTCGAGATCAAAGAAGTTTCTAGCTGCGAATACGAGTTAATTATCTTTACTAAGACACTGTGCGCTCATCCTTTATATAAGTATGTTAGAATTattgatgtttttaatttactGTTTGTTTATTGTATGTATCCAATCTGCAGCCTTGAATCTCCCCCTTCAGACATTCAACCCTTCAAACAATCAGCTCTCCTCAACCACAAACCCTTCAGATATTAACAATTGCAGTGTTTGTGCATCTAATGCCATCAGAGGATGGGTCCTGACCGAGGGGTTGCGGGGTCTGGATTGCTTCCTGCACTAGTATCAGATTTTTGCATTTTCAGGCCTAAAAGTTTCCATGTGAATAGTATAGAATGCCGAGCTTTAAGCGGATCTCCAGTTCGGCCTGTTGGTTTAGATGCGCTCGAGATAGAAAACACTTTAGGACGATATAGGAATGCTGTAAGTTGTAGTAACTACTTATTCACGTCCTATCACTGCCACTATGATGAGTTTATTTAGTTCACCTTACTTCTTTATTtgctattataaattcacTCTTTATAAGGAATGAGTTTAGTCTCttaatatcatatcattcgATTGTGTTTTCTATGCGCTCAAGATAGAAATAGAAACCACTTTAACACCAGGTGGTATTAAACATCACTAGTGAAGTTTAATACCACCTGCTGTATTAGAATTGCTGCAAAACTTATGTTTATGCAGCTGCTGTTTTTTGGAAATATCCGAATACAATTTCTTTGTTCTGTTTCTTTTCACCGACCGTTTCATGCTCAGAAATCGTCGAAACGTGGTAAGAGTAAGGTTAAACATGAAACCAAAAATCCGGTGCCATTGAATTCTCCGACAAGACAACAGCCTCAGTCTACGGTGTGTTATCACACTCAAATCACAGTTGCACCGAATGTTTTGTGTTTATTTTTCGTGTTGAGGATTTGGGAAAAATGTTGTTGATTTTTATCCGAATTGTTGTCATCAATCCTCACAATTTCTgtagtcaacccccgatatactgcGCCCACATGTCGGTGATTTAGGATCTTGGTGGTATAGAGAGAATTGCATTTCATTGGGCCTTTACTTCGACTGGTTCCAATACAAAATGCAAATGTTCTGTTTCAGAAGAAACCTAGCATTAGGTGCAAATGGCAGTTTATCGGGGGCAGTATATCCGGGCTTGACTGTGGTAGCTTTGGTCAGGTTTTTAATGCCTTTTATCGCGATCATTATGGTGTAGTTCGGAATTCGTATTTATTGGGATGATACCGATATGTTCACATATTATGTTTTGTATAAAATGTCTGCTTGAATGCGACAAATATTGAAGTTGATTCATAGTAATTTCACAGTGAGAGATGTGTTTGTGTAGATCTGGTGAATATTAACCGTATATTCCCTTCAAATCCAATTCCTTTTTCAATTTgatcattttttcatcaatcagtttttttttcattccctTGTATATATTCCATCTATAGGGGCCATTCATAAAGTATGTACAGATTTCTATAAATTTTCAACTCAACTTTTGGTAATTAAATTTCTAATCttttaaatagtgggttttaatctCATTTTATTCTTTTCCTCACCAGTAGCGAGTTGTATATACTGAAGAATGGCCTGTTGTATTCGCTTCACTCTTTTCTTGttaatctaaaaaatcttgttaattcattcaatttattgaattacaCTTATTATAAATGATTTCGTAGGAAacgtatttctttttcttaaagCAAAAGTTTCACGAAATGGAGGCGGAAAAGAAACAGCCGGATATCCCAAATTCACCTGCATTTACGTCAACATCGAGCGCTAAAGCCAGTAAACAAATCCTCGCTGATTTTCTGCGAGGAGATTATTGCGTCACCGGGGTGAGAAAATCGCGATTCTACCAATAACAAAAAGGGCAACGAATGAGTGAAATTACGTTTTTTGAATTGGTTGTTATTTCAGGGAACCGGATGGTGGAAATATGAGTTCTGTTTCGGTAAAAGAGTTTCGCAATACCACGAGGTGAAGTTTTAGCGCGTTTTGTTAATAACCGGATTCTTACAGATCCggggaaaatcagggaattctgactcttcTTGAAAATCGGGGAATTCGAATTTCTGTGTCTCGTTGTTCTTTGTGGCGATGAGTAACacgaggaacctcttgataagaaacatatGGATATCCGGGAATTTTTGGTTAAGGGTGAGGgaaatatcagggaattttggatTTCTTGATCTAGTATAGGAACCCTGATATTCGAACTTGAAGATTATCACTGAACATGATGTTATTCATGATTTGtgtcatattttctaaagggCTGTTCTTAAACTatgtattgaaaattctaatcCCCATGTAAGCAACTTCCCGAATGGCTCCAAATTGATTTTTCCATTATTAGGCAATGTCTGTCCTTATCTGTTGTAGGAAAAGGGAATTCGAACTACTATTGTACTAGGTCGATGGAATATACAGGAACATATGTCatggagaaaaaaaaattctgaaatgatCAATAATCTACCACATAAGTATGTGCACCTATCTACATGTATAACTAGTGAttttaagcctagcgcacatcgacactgcgattggagacaactagttgccaggcagttttcggcgcatgagagcaactggctggatacaatcagttgctcgaatttgtcgatgtgagcgagcttacgactggttagcgtccatctatctccagttccacccagttgctcatgttctacttttgagcaactagttgtactcagttgctctcatatccgtcgatgtgagcgctccataatcaacaacacatggttgtaactgactaaaacaaagcTATTTGTCACGTGACTTGTGATGCCCTCAAGAATATTTGCTAGACAACATCTCAGTTGCTGTCGATGTGTGCGCTATGGACCTAGCGACCGGCATGAGCCACGTAGTTGCtggtttttactaaattttcgatgtgcgcggggtactcgctcactagcaactagttgtctccagtcgctttgtcgatgtgcgctaggcttcaGATTCGTCTTTCGCGTCgattcaaacattttaacCTTACGTTTTCAGACCtatagttaatttttattCAAACGGTGATAATTGTGATCTAACCAATAAACCTCGAGAAGTGGAAGTCCGTCTGAAATGTAAAGATGACCCTAAGAGACCTCACGCTATGGCAATTTCGCTCGCCGAACCTCGCAGTTGTCACTATATTTTAACTGTAAGTTTCTCAGTCATTCGGGATCTTGGTTCCGTAGTTCGGTTATAGGTATTTCTGTATTCGTATATTTGCAGGTTGAGTCTAATATTCTGTGTTCAATAATGGATCGAGCCGATGATTACGGTATCATCAGTCAGGACGTGTAAACATCGGCAGCTCGTTTTAGATCAATATTGCTCAATTAACAACGAAAAATCTCGAGAAATCTCACTTTAGGGACGTAGCTTCGATTTACTCAGGGGgtacatttttagaaaatgaaactgGCAAACAATGGTTAGACAGCTCTTCAGGAGGGGTGCTCCCCAGAAAATGTAGAATAGAAACAAGAAGATGAGAACTTGCCCTAATTTACCCTGCCTTTCATTTTAAACGAATATTTCGAAAGAATATCGTGGGGCCCCAAATATCTGTGGGCGTTGATGTGAACTCTAGTTACGTCCCGTCACccggttctacagttctgagttaagatttgactcgtattttcattcaagagtgaactcaaactcacaactgaTGCTCCTGCACATTATTTCTAAGTACACGTATTATTGGTGCTAATGGTGTTTATTGTACTTACGTACACGTCAGCGTGGTTTCTCTCGTTTCACAAATTGGTTCGGGTGCAACAACAacagttttatttcaatttacagAATACTTCGTTTTCCATTTTACCGAAACATAGTTTTTAGAAATTCTGTCTTCGTATTGCATTGACTACTTGGATGACGTTTTTCCGGAGTCGACCTTATTTTTAGAAATCTTAATCGAAAATATACTTTATTTGTTGtgataattatgtagtacgtAATTAAAAAGCCAGTCGTACTAAACtatttaaaattatttcttctgtcttcgttttttgttgatatatttgtaaatgtaATTAATGTAAATATAGATCATGGCCTTATAACATATGAACGACTTGTGCGAATTATTATCTGTGTCATCAGCGGGTTGTAGGATGTGACCGGGAGACTGCAGTTAGTGAGCATTGGAAGTTCGTGACTCGTATCACGATCTATTTGATAGAAAACCAGAATGaggattatttcaaataacgtATTATATTTAACGGGCAGCGGTTCATAACGAGATTTTTCTGGTCCCCGTGGACGATACatggtttatttgaaataatagtGCACGAATGTGACAAGATTTCTAGATAACGGTCGTTTCGTGAGCGCGGGAACGCGATACGTACCATCTCACTAAAATAGCGAAGAACCCGAAACTGAAATATAACAACAAACTTATTTTTCATGTGGTGATTTATTAAATTATGTAAAACAATATTCAACGTGCAGTTTTTGATATGGTGTGTGATACTCCGCGTAGGAAGAATCGTGGAATATATAAGGTTCGTTTTCATGCTCGCGCAGTTACTTCACACTAGACTCTGTATATTTCAAGTTCATCATCACACACTGCTTTCTGGCATATCACCGTCATTGAATAACATTTCAACCGCCTCAGTTTTCGTACAGTTTTTATTGTCATCGCGTTGTTGATATTTGTATCCGTTGTTTTCTGGAGTCGGTTTAATCCGTTCGGTTTCTTCGATCGTCGTCGAATCGGGTGGCTCGCTGCTGTTGCATTTGTAGCGTTCGTATTTCTGGCGACAGAAGTTTCTCCATTCGACGAGCACGTTCCTCTCCGACCTTCGGTCGTGGTATACTATGTTCGACGCCATTTGGAAATTATACGCCATGTTGAAAATATTCGACAAAATCGGGACGATAAACGAAATGAGTATGACACCGACAACAGCCGCTAATCCGCCGATCGAATAGCCTATCAAAGTACTCGGAATTTTATCCCCGTATCCTAAAGTTGTCATGGTAACGATAGCCCACCAGAATCCCTCCGGTATGTTTTTGATTTGAGACGTGTTTGATTCGGTTTTGGAATTTCGCGGCATTTctaagaaatatataagatTACCGAGTACTAAAACGGCGATGATCATGAAAACGCTGAGCATGAAGATTACACGGCCAGCGTTACGTAGCGTGTATATGAGAATGTGAAACGGTCCATAATGTCGCAGTAAGTGGAATGTTCGAAAAACACGTAACATTCTTAAAACCGAAACTACGTGCAAAAATTCGATGATGTCCTTGTGTTCGCAGACGATTTTGATGCCGATTATGTGCAGCATGAAGTGCACGTAAGAAGGCAGTAGTGCCAGAATATCGACAATAGTCAGAATCTTCGTGAGGAATTTTCGTTTGACCGGAGCTGCGATAAATCGGACGAACAGTTCTATAGAGAAATAGATGGCACAAGCGGTATCGATGTATTTCAACACGGAATCTTCCGCTAGGATAGTCTGGTGATCGTCATGGTCTGACGTCATCGGTTTGTTCGGACAAACGACTGTCAAATTTGTGCTGCTCACTTGAAATTGTTCCATGCTTTCTAAGCAAAGAGTGACGATTGAAACCATAACAGCCATGTAAGATATCAGTGCCGTAACCTGCGAAAAAGCAAGAaagatttttaaatttcaaaatattgtcgCAATGATATCGGACCTAATCTGAGTCCGAATTACCACACGACACTTCAACAGCTTTGTAGTTACTAGAAGTTTGAGATTATTGATGAACATTTTCGTTCATCTTTCAAAAGTAATCCTTAAATCCAGAGGATTTTATCAGAAGCGTCTTCGGCCTTGTGGCTCTTACATTTAATCTAGGTCCATGCATTAAAGGAGCTTCGCAGTTCCGATGTAAGgaggaaattaaatttatgatAAGACATAATGAGTGATTAGTATGTTGATCTAATATTGATGCGACGGTCAATCTTCATAAGTTTGTCGGCGATGTTACCAAATTGAATTACATTTTAATTAGCTATGCAAAATG
It includes:
- the LOC141914874 gene encoding dual specificity protein phosphatase 3-like, producing MDSPSEVDYEPCSASSLLDIIMSVNPETRGKSDKEQNRKHNVLNSFQGIPCTAMDDFNEVYPGIYLGGYQLAKDLEKLKQLKITHVVNAAQGKKFMQIDTNEEFYVGANIKFMGICAMDTPGFKMSPYFKPISSYISNCLDEGGKVFVHCHQGISRSATIVLAFLMIEKNMTVQQACVTVRKIRDIIPNVGFRKELCELNKQLHGSTAEENAGTQP
- the LOC141902946 gene encoding endoplasmic reticulum lectin 1-like isoform X1, with product MFHDVDFKWLVLYWIFLASASADFNPYSDNILFHVNWPGTTTGQTAEDSFHHRKDENTMVMTTADNEKYQCTIPTQIKEKFARVEENYYGPSAKELIAPLQMTSKCSYRIESYWTYELCHGKHLRQYHERQEAGKTPHVQEYFLGYFTKDHEDIKDEEQISGDNISHKQIPTIKLDGLDFAYQAVNMTGGTVCDVTNKHRRATLMYICHMDGKGEIFEIKEVSSCEYELIIFTKTLCAHPLYKPKSFHVNSIECRALSGSPVRPVGLDALEIENTLGRYRNAKSSKRGKSKVKHETKNPVPLNSPTRQQPQSTQKFHEMEAEKKQPDIPNSPAFTSTSSAKASKQILADFLRGDYCVTGGTGWWKYEFCFGKRVSQYHEEKGIRTTIVLGRWNIQEHMSWRKKNSEMINNLPHKPIVNFYSNGDNCDLTNKPREVEVRLKCKDDPKRPHAMAISLAEPRSCHYILTVESNILCSIMDRADDYGIISQDV
- the LOC141902946 gene encoding endoplasmic reticulum lectin 1-like isoform X2 — encoded protein: MFHDVDFKWLVLYWIFLASASADFNPYSDNILFHVNWPGTTTGQTAEDSFHHRKDENTMVMTTADNEKYQCTIPTQIKEKFARVEENYYGPSAKELIAPLQMTSKCSYRIESYWTYELCHGKHLRQYHERQEAGKTPHVQEYFLGYFTKDHEDIKDEEQISGDNISHKQIPTIKLDGLDFAYQAVNMTGGTVCDVTNKHRRATLMYICHMDGKGEIFEIKEVSSCEYELIIFTKTLCAHPLYKPKSFHVNSIECRALSGSPVRPVGLDALEIENTLGRYRNAQKFHEMEAEKKQPDIPNSPAFTSTSSAKASKQILADFLRGDYCVTGGTGWWKYEFCFGKRVSQYHEEKGIRTTIVLGRWNIQEHMSWRKKNSEMINNLPHKPIVNFYSNGDNCDLTNKPREVEVRLKCKDDPKRPHAMAISLAEPRSCHYILTVESNILCSIMDRADDYGIISQDV
- the LOC141915327 gene encoding voltage-gated potassium channel KCNC2-like, whose protein sequence is MAMKYGQKDRDKPVFYDRHPLVFLTVLDYYRTGELHYPMTVCGAVVKRELDYWGIPQRKMQPCCVTNFSAYFTSSRICINESQHTKSNDLLKKSKSARTSWKRLQYKMTYLFENPTASCAALVTALISYMAVMVSIVTLCLESMEQFQVSSTNLTVVCPNKPMTSDHDDHQTILAEDSVLKYIDTACAIYFSIELFVRFIAAPVKRKFLTKILTIVDILALLPSYVHFMLHIIGIKIVCEHKDIIEFLHVVSVLRMLRVFRTFHLLRHYGPFHILIYTLRNAGRVIFMLSVFMIIAVLVLGNLIYFLEMPRNSKTESNTSQIKNIPEGFWWAIVTMTTLGYGDKIPSTLIGYSIGGLAAVVGVILISFIVPILSNIFNMAYNFQMASNIVYHDRRSERNVLVEWRNFCRQKYERYKCNSSEPPDSTTIEETERIKPTPENNGYKYQQRDDNKNCTKTEAVEMLFNDGDMPESSV